The Porites lutea chromosome 4, jaPorLute2.1, whole genome shotgun sequence genome contains a region encoding:
- the LOC140935559 gene encoding rhodopsin, G0-coupled-like: MVLPAYFLVFAFITAIIFATSVLLNSLVCVVFYRKRQLLNAPDIFIASVALCDLFNSITTLPLIFVTNTQGRWIYGDSGCKIIGFIATWNGLTSLMNLSAASYERYHALVFLHKKNPTFSRRKAVCFSFAMWMYALFWSLMPLFGWSGFEKEGIGTSCSVRWKSQTKLDVSYNICLILACFVLPVSVIVVCYYKTCREINRTARRAKTTWGITSPFTRKTFEIERKMVILFGLMTVAFLVAWTPYAVVSIISMICGPDVISDITASIPAYFAKSSNCYNPVLYFFLYKRTRRQVRFMACVRKEQNKYLATISNSGGTLS; the protein is encoded by the coding sequence ATGGTTTTGCCAGCgtatttcttagtttttgcttttataacgGCCATTATCTTTGCGACAAGTGTGCTGTTGAATAGTCTTGTTTGTGTTGTGTTCTATAGAAAGAGACAGCTTCTAAACGCTCCTGATATCTTTATCGCTAGCGTGGCGCTTTGCGATTTGTTTAACTCGATTACTACTTTGCCATTGATTTTCGTTACAAATACTCAAGGACGATGGATTTATGGGGACAGCGGATGCAAAATAATCGGGTTCATTGCTACATGGAACGGTTTGACTTCATTGATGAATCTGTCAGCCGCCTCATACGAAAGATATCATGCACTAGTTTTCCTCCATAAGAAGAACCCAACTTTCTCAAGGAGAAAAgcagtttgtttttcatttgctaTGTGGATGTACGCTTTGTTCTGGAGTCTAATGCCTTTGTTTGGCTGGTCAGGGTTTGAAAAAGAAGGAATCGGGACAAGTTGTTCAGTTAGATGGAAGTCACAAACTAAGCTAGATGTCTCATATaacatttgtttgatattgGCTTGCTTTGTGTTACCAGTAAGCGTCATAGTCGTCTGTTATTACAAAACCTGTCGCGAGATAAACAGAACGGCAAGGCGAGCGAAAACGACGTGGGGAATAACATCACCCTTTACAAGAAAAACATTCGAAATAGAGAGAAAGATGGTCATTTTGTTTGGCTTAATGACCGTGGCTTTTCTCGTGGCCTGGACACCATATGCTGTTGTATCTATTATTTCAATGATCTGTGGACCTGACGTCATCAGTGACATCACAGCATCTATACCAGCATACTTTGCCAAATCATCAAACTGTTACAATCCTGTTCTTTACTTTTTTCTGTACAAAAGAACGCGACGACAGGTTCGTTTTATGGCGTGTGTTCGTAAGGAACAGAACAAATATCTAGCCACGATCAGTAATTCTGGCGGCACTCTGAGCTGA
- the LOC140935552 gene encoding melanopsin-B-like yields the protein MVTDIFVGFSLVSALIFLVSVPLNSLVLLVFYRNKHLCNPPNVFLISVAASDLFCSVSTLPFYVVANAYGKWIYGDVGCTLIAFVACLSGLASLMHLAAASYERYVALVHPLNSQKFTVRYAARISLAMWLYALFWSLMPLCGWSGFEQEGIGTSCSVRWKSRRMLDLSYNICLLLACYVLPVSVMCFSYVKCCREIKTGAKCAKELWGRSSSFTRKTFETERRMARLFGVMTLAFLGAWTPYAVVSFMAMIGGPHVISDVAASTPAFLAKTSACLSPIIYVFLYKRLRRQIYSLLRKARRVTRSKSRDLPGG from the coding sequence ATGGTCACTGATATTTTCGTTGGTTTTTCTCTAGTTTCAGCTCTTATCTTTTTAGTGAGTGTCCCTCTAAACTCCCTTGTTTTGTTAGTGTTCTACAGAAACAAGCACCTTTGCAATCCACCGAACGTCTTCTTGATAAGTGTTGCCGCCAGcgatttgttttgttctgtatCTACGCTTCCTTTTTACGTTGTAGCAAACGCCTACGGAAAATGGATTTATGGAGATGTTGGGTGCACATTGATCGCATTCGTCGCTTGTTTGTCGGGTTTAGCGTCGTTAATGCATTTAGCTGCAGCATCCTACGAGAGATATGTCGCTTTAGTGCATCCTCTAAACAGTCAAAAATTTACGGTTAGATACGCTGCTCGGATTTCGTTGGCTATGTGGCTGTACGCTTTGTTTTGGAGTCTAATGCCTTTGTGTGGCTGGTCAGGCTTTGAACAAGAAGGAATCGGCACAAGTTGTTCAGTGAGATGGAAATCACGACGCATGTTGGATTTGTCCTATAACATTTGCTTGTTACTGGCTTGTTATGTGTTGCCCGTAAGCGTCATGTGTTTCTCTTATGTGAAATGTTGTAGAGAAATTAAGACTGGAGCGAAATGTGCAAAAGAATTGTGGGGAAGGTCATCCAGCTTTACAAGAAAGACATTTGAAACTGAGAGAAGGATGGCTAGATTGTTTGGTGTCATGACTTTGGCTTTTCTTGGGGCGTGGACACCATATGCGGTCGTGTCTTTTATGGCTATGATTGGTGGACCTCATGTCATAAGTGACGTCGCAGCATCAACCCCCGCATTCCTTGCCAAAACGTCAGCTTGTCTCAGCCCAATTATCTATGTCTTTCTGTACAAAAGGTTGCGACGGCAAATTTATTCCTTGTTACGAAAGGCAAGAAGAGTTACACGGAGTAAATCAAGGGACTTGCCAGGCGGGTAG
- the LOC140934609 gene encoding integrase/recombinase xerD homolog codes for MYDRAFRRWKEFALSKHELSYLPANPMHVAVYLQYVLESTRSSSSVDTAFYSIKWAHESAGLVSPTDNPLVNRVRGAAKRILGAKRCHRKEPLSIEIIKDIISAADLSNTLQLRNICLYVLCYAGFFRSEEVTSIRRNHITFHDGYMTIKVEKSKTDQLRQGDEVIIAQSGGSACPVSILRDYLSRLNIDPHSDELIFRQLVKTKSFYKMVNKDKPISYTTFRDHLSKSLRSVVPDPSVYGTHSFRSGGATKAANSGVGERVFQRHGRWKSVSAKDGYVKDNITSRISVSKSLGF; via the coding sequence ATGTATGACAGGGCGTTCAGGAGATGGAAGGAGTTTGCATTAAGCAAGCACGAACTTTCTTATTTACCTGCTAATCCTATGCATGTAGCTGTTTATTTACAATATGTTTTAGAATCTACAAGATCGAGCAGTTCTGTGGACACTGCGTTTTACAGTATTAAGTGGGCACACGAATCAGCTGGTCTTGTATCCCCTACAGATAATCCTTTAGTTAATAGGGTGCGGGGGGCTGCTAAAAGGATTTTAGGAGCTAAGAGGTGTCATAGGAAAGAACCTTTGTCTATTGAAATCATCAAAGATATTATCTCTGCCGCTGATTTATCCAATACTCTTCAGCTGAGGAATATTTGTCTTTATGTTCTTTGTTATGCGGGGTTTTTTAGATCGGAGGAGGTCACCAGTATTAGACGAAATCATATTACGTTTCATGATGGCTATATGACAATTAAGGTCGAAAAGAGTAAAACTGATCAGCTTAGGCAGGGCGATGAGGTTATTATCGCACAATCAGGTGGTAGTGCTTGTCCAGTTTCCATTCTTCGAGACTATTTAAGCAGGTTAAACATCGATCCTCATTCGGATGAGTTAATTTTCAGACAGTTGGTCAAAACCAAGTCATTCTATAAGATGGTTAACAAAGATAAACCTATTAGTTACACTACTTTCAGGGATCATTTGTCGAAGAGTTTACGCTCTGTGGTGCCTGATCCCTCTGTTTATGGCACTCATTCATTTAGGTCAGGGGGAGCTACCAAGGCTGCCAACAGCGGCGTGGGCGAGCGAGTTTTTCAGAGGCACGGGCGGTGGAAGAGCGTTTCGGCCAAGGATGGCTATGTCAAAGACAACATCACTTCTAGGATTTCGGTCTCTAAGTCTTTAGGATTTTAG